GCTGCGGGCGACTGTTCACGGGTGTCGAGGAGATCTGCCCGACGTGCCTGTCCCAGGAGCAAGAGGAGTTCGAGAAAGTGAAGGAGTACCTGGCCGGGCACGGCAACGCCACGGTGGTGGAGGTGAGCAGCCGGACGGGGGTGGAGATCGCCCAGATCCACCGCTGGGTGCGTGCCGGCCGGCTCAAGATGACCCTCGAACAGCTCCAAGGCGCGCTCCGGTGCGAGCGATGCGGCGCACCCGTTGACAGCGGGCGCTTCTGCCCTCGCTGCCTGAGCGAGCTCAACCGCGAGATCAGCCGCGCCGCCACTCGTGGCAGGCCGGACGAGCCGCCTCAACCGGGGGCACCGGATAAGCGGCCGGAGCCGGCCCAGA
This is a stretch of genomic DNA from Bacillota bacterium. It encodes these proteins:
- a CDS encoding MerR family transcriptional regulator, which translates into the protein MAIKNCARCGRLFTGVEEICPTCLSQEQEEFEKVKEYLAGHGNATVVEVSSRTGVEIAQIHRWVRAGRLKMTLEQLQGALRCERCGAPVDSGRFCPRCLSELNREISRAATRGRPDEPPQPGAPDKRPEPAQ